A genome region from Panicum virgatum strain AP13 chromosome 4K, P.virgatum_v5, whole genome shotgun sequence includes the following:
- the LOC120705060 gene encoding agamous-like MADS-box protein AGL104 — protein sequence MGRVKLQIKRIENTTNRQVTFSKRRNGLIKKAYELSVLCDIDIALIMFSPSNRLSHFSGRRRIEDVITKYINLPEHDRGGIVRNREYLMKMLTQLRCESDIAEQLTPNKGPVNSNIEELQHEIRKYQHQVQALEERLRMFEPDLVALASMNEVEATEKFLMETLTRVEERKKYLLCNHMGPFDPSPSDMQQHGQVFGLPPAPPQHEQPGDMGVSAFGVGGDVVSWFADGMPGAGPSIFGGPDPILAFREQAIFDSMRRDAGVDDAGVAVMCHVDQHGGGPGDDWQQAYTSAELLSALIPSTPFPLDDQVAAAAAVRDDELDKTSTTAVPQQPRFSVHELEAVMQDSMAAPVLAPPMAPAPPPHVHEQVEASAGSCSNNVVPPPGGDAAAAAAQEQQHGLPGGTVTIG from the exons atggggcGCGTGAAGCTGCAGATCAAGAGGATCGAGAACACCACCAACCGGCAGGTCACCTTCTCCAAGCGCCGCAACGGCCTCATCAAGAAGGCCTACGAGCTCTCCGTCCTCTGCGACATCGACATCGCGCTCATCATGTTCTCGCCCTCCAACCGCCTCAGCCACTTCTCCGGCCGCCGCAG GATCGAGGACGTCATCACCAAGTACATCAACCTCCCGGAGCACGACAGAGGAGG AATAGTTCGGAACAGAGAG TATCTGATGAAGATGCTCACGCAACTCCGGTGCGAGAGTGACATAGCCGAGCAGCTCACACCCAA CAAAGGACCAGTGAACTCCAACATAGAG GAGCTCCAGCACGAGATCAGGAAGTACCAGCACCAGGTGCAGGCCCTGGAGGAGCGCCTCAG GATGTTCGAGCCGGACCTGGTGGCGCTGGCGTCCATGAACGAGGTCGAGGCCACCGAGAAGTTCCTCATGGAGACCCTCACCCGCGTCGAGGAGCGCAAG AAGTATTTGCTGTGCAACCACATGGGCCCGTTCGACCCCTCGCCCTCCGACATGCAGC AACATGGACAGGTGTTCggcctgccgccggcgccgccgcagcacgaGCAGCCGGGGGACATGGGCGTCAGCGCGTTCGGggtcggcggcgacgtcgtGTCGTGGTTCGCCGACGGGATGCCGGGGGCGGGGCCGTCCATCTTCGGCGGGCCGGACCCGATCTTGGCCTTCAG AGAGCAGGCGATCTTCGACTCGATGCGGCGGGACGCGGGGGTGGACGACGCGGGGGTGGCGGTGATGTGCCACGTGGaccagcacggcggcgggcccGGCGACGACTGGCAGCAGGCGTACACGTCGGCGGAGCTCCTCTCGGCGCTCATCCCGTCCACGCCCTTCCCACTGGACGaccaggtggcggcggcggcggcggtgcgggacGACGAGCTCGACAAGACCTCCACGACGGCAGTGCCGCAGCAGCCGAGGTTCAGCGTGCACGAGCTCGAGGCTGTGATGCAGGACTCGATGGCCGCCCCCGTGCTCGCGCCGCCGAtggcgcctgcgccgccgccgcacgtgcACGAGCAGGTGGAGGCGTCGGCGGGGAGCTGCTCCAAcaacgtcgtcccgccgccgggcggggacgccgcggcggcggcggcccaggagcagCAGCACGGCCTGCCCGGCGGCACGGTCACCATCGGCTAG